In Amycolatopsis sulphurea, one genomic interval encodes:
- a CDS encoding DUF6247 family protein translates to MTATARDIPGLVVDDSANRPPYQPRVTFERSAAAVREALRALSADDLAEFKRDFHRTMAEAEDSFDLTPVHEAVGFWYGRALRHLNPEIGEYTAGVIERLGAGDESDLAGEH, encoded by the coding sequence ATGACCGCAACCGCCCGTGACATCCCCGGTCTGGTCGTCGACGATTCGGCGAACCGGCCTCCTTACCAGCCCCGGGTGACGTTCGAGCGTTCCGCCGCGGCGGTCCGTGAGGCGCTGAGGGCCCTCAGCGCGGACGATCTCGCGGAATTCAAGCGCGACTTCCACCGCACGATGGCGGAGGCAGAAGACAGTTTCGACCTGACGCCCGTGCACGAGGCCGTCGGGTTCTGGTACGGCCGGGCGCTGCGGCACCTCAACCCGGAAATCGGCGAGTACACCGCCGGCGTGATCGAGCGCCTGGGCGCCGGCGACGAGTCCGATCTCGCGGGGGAACACTGA
- a CDS encoding ClpP family protease, whose translation MAGTTASRMQSTGQSGDDSVYDRLLRDRIVFLGTEVTEEVANRIIAQLLLLAADDPDRDITFYVNSPGGSVTAGMAIYDTMQLVQPDVATWGLGFVASMGQVLLSSGTPGKRYLLPSTRVVMHQPSAGIGGVATDIKIQAEVFGRMKQRIAEITARQTGQPVERIIADADRDRWFDAEEALAYGFVDRVVSPDLAR comes from the coding sequence ATGGCGGGCACCACGGCATCCCGGATGCAGAGCACGGGGCAGAGCGGCGACGACTCGGTGTACGACCGGCTGCTGCGCGACCGGATCGTGTTCCTGGGTACCGAGGTGACCGAGGAGGTCGCGAACCGGATCATCGCCCAGTTGCTGTTGCTCGCCGCGGACGATCCGGATCGTGACATCACCTTCTACGTGAACTCGCCGGGTGGCTCGGTCACGGCGGGGATGGCCATCTACGACACGATGCAGCTGGTGCAGCCGGACGTGGCGACGTGGGGGCTGGGGTTCGTCGCCTCGATGGGGCAGGTGCTGCTGTCGTCCGGGACGCCGGGGAAGCGGTACCTGCTGCCGAGCACCCGGGTGGTGATGCACCAGCCCTCGGCGGGCATCGGCGGCGTGGCGACCGATATCAAGATCCAGGCCGAGGTGTTCGGGCGGATGAAACAGCGGATCGCGGAGATCACGGCGCGGCAGACCGGGCAGCCGGTGGAGCGGATCATCGCGGACGCGGACCGTGACCGCTGGTTCGACGCCGAGGAGGCCCTGGCTTACGGGTTCGTGGACCGTGTGGTGTCGCCGGACCTGGCCCGCTGA